Genomic DNA from Nitrospinota bacterium:
TGAATTAATTATATCCAAATGGAGATAATTGGCAAGCTGTAATCATTCCACCCACGCGCGTTTCAAAAAGTCCTCCAGTGTCTTTCCCTTTTCATCCTTAAAGACCTCCTTGCGGACGGTTGCCGATAAAATCCTGTCCACCCGGAATGTCCTGAAGTCTTTCCGGAGCTCGCACCAGGCCGCCAGGGTCCACACCTTCCCCCAGAAATAAAGCCCCAGCGGCCGGATCACGCGGCGGGAACCGGCGCCCTTTTCATCGCTGTACCGCAGCGCCACCCGCTGGGAGCCGTTTATGGCGGAGTGAAGAACGTCCAGCATTTTGCGAAGGTCATGGCGCTCCGGAAAAGAGAGGGAGAAGACCTTGGTCTGTTCCAGGCTGTTGGAAAGGTGGGCGGGGAGGACGCTCTGGATTTTGGACAGCGCCATGGCGGCTCCCCGTCCGTGGGCCATGCCGCCCCACGCTTCCACCATCCTCGCCCCGATGATCAGCGCGGCGATCTCCTCTTCGTTGAACATCAACGGCGGCAGGTCGTATCCGTTCCTGATGGTGTAGCCGACGCCCGCCTCACCCTCTATGGGAACACCGGAAAGGGTGAGGTCGCGTATGTCGCGGTACACTGTGCGTTCGGACACTTCCAGCCGCTCGGCAACTTTGGCGGCGGTGACGACACGGCCGGAGCGGAGAAGCTGGACGATCATGAAAAGCCTGTCCGCCCGGCGCATCGTATTCCCTTTCAAATGGCGTCGTGAAAGCCCACCTTGTTCCCTTCCGTGTCCTCGATAAGGACGTAGGAGCCCATGTCCATTGGCAATTCTATTACGGGGCCGAGAACCTTTCCACCGGCTTGCTGCACCCGTTTGATCGCGTCGTTCAAAAAGCCGTCGGTATTCAGATAGACCACCACGCCGTTTTTCCCCCCGGCGCCCTTTGGGTCTTCCTTCACGCACCCTGTGGTTTCGTTGCAATCCGAATAAGGGAAAACCGCCATTTTCACCGGCATGGCTTTGTCCGCCGTCAGCTTTGTAGCGAAAACCTTTTCATAGAATTCCACCGCCCGGCCAAAATCCTTCGCCGGTATTTCAAACCACACCGCTGTGCTTTTCCTTTTTTCCTTCATCGTCGGGATCCTCCATAAGTAATAAGTGTATGCGTGAACTGTAGCGGACCGCTCCTGACAGCGTTGTGTCAGGAGTGTTTGCGAGGGGGATAATTTTTACCTTATGGCGTAAAATCCGGAGGGTGGCTATAATACGTCATTCATTCCATAAAGGGGAGGCTCGGGCCGTGGCTCAAGAACCGAAAGTCGTCCAGAAAAAGCCGTTGGTGATGGATATGGAACCCGGGTCATACTGGTGGTGCGCCTGCGGCCAGTCGAAGAAACAGCCGTACTGCGACGGTTCCCATACCGGGACGGAGATATATCCTAAAGAAGTGCATATAGCGGAGAAGGGAAAGGTTCCCTGGTGCATGTGCAAGCACACCAAGACGCCCCCATGGTGCGATGGGGCCCATACGAAGCTTCCGGAATAAAAACAAACCACACTTTTTGCGGAGCCGGCGATGCCAAAGGACACAGTCACCATAACGGACAACTCCACCGGAAAAACTGTTGAGCTTCCCATAAAGCGGGGTTCCCTGGGCCCTTCAGTCATAGACATCGGCAAGCTGTATTCGGAACTGGGGATGTTCACTTATGATCCCGGCTTCATGAGCACCGGCGCGTGCGAAAGCTCCATCACGTTCATAGACGGCGACAAGGGGATATTGCTTTACCGTGGCTACCCTATCGAGCAGCTTGCCGATCATAGCGACCATCTGGAGGCATGCTACCTGCTGTGGTACGGCAGGCTCCCTTCGCAAAAGGAGCTGGAGGAATTCAAATGGATCATCTCGCACCACTCGATGGTGCACCAGGGGCTGCACAACTTTTATAACGGCTTCCGGCCGGACGCCCACCCGATGGCGATCACCGTGGGGGTCGTAGGCGCCCTTTCCGCCTTCTATCACGACTCGCTGGACATATGGGACGAGCGCAGCCGCGAAATATCCGCCCACAGGCTTTTGGCGAAGATCCCGACAATCGCCGCCGGGGCTTTCCGCTATTCGCGCGGGGAGCCGTTCGCCTATCCGCAGAACCCGCTTTCATACGCGGAAAATTTCCTGCACATGATGTTTTCCTTCCCAACTGAACCGTACAAGGTGAACTCGGTTGCGGCCAAGGCGCTAGACCTTATTTTCCTGCTTCACGCCGACCACGAGCAGAACGCCTCCACCTCCACGGTGCGGCTGGCCGGGTCGTCCCAGGCAAATCCCTTCGCATGCATATCCGCCGGTGTGGGCACCCTGTGGGGCCCGGCCCACGGCGGAGCCAACGAGGCGGTGATAAAAATGCTTGAGCAGATAGGCGATCCGAAGAACGTGGAAAGCGCCGTGGAACGCGCCAAGAACAAGAACGACTCTTTCAGGCTCATGGGCTTCGGCCACAGGGTTTACAAGAATTTCGACCCGAGGGCCAAGATCATCAGGAAAGCGTGCATGGACGTGCTGGCGGCCATGAAGGTGAACGATCCGCTGTTCGAGATAGCGTTGAAGCTGGAGGAAGCCGCCCTCAAGGACCCATATTTCATCGAGAAGAAGCTGTATCCGAACGTGGACTTCTATTCCGGCATCATCCTTCGCGCCATAGGCATCCCCACCAGCATGTTCACTGTGATTTTCGTCATCGGCAGGACCATCGGCTGGATCAGCCAGTGGAACGAGATGTTAAAGGAAAAAAGCCTGAAGATCGGCCGGCCGCGCCAGCTTTACACCGGCCCGCAAACGCGCGATTACGTGCCGCTGGCAAGAAGGCCGTAAATACCTCGCTGGACCATATGGTCAGCCGAGGAAGGAAACCGCTGGATTGTCTGAAGGGGTCCGGGGGATTGAGCACGCCGAGCGGCGGTGCATCGGCTTGGCCATGGCTATCTTCACGCACCATTGCGCCAATTCCTCGTCCGAAGGGTCCTCCTCGAAAAATGCGTTCAGGCTGACCTGCGTCAGCACGCCTGTGCATACGGACAGCACGCCATCCGGGGATAGCCAAAACCTGTCACACGTGCCGCAGGTCCTGCGGATGTCCGAAGTGAGGAGCTTTAAATGCGTGTCCGTTCCTTTGATCGAGTATCGCGCGCCGGGCTTGGACTTGGCTTCTATTTTTTCAAGTTTAAATTTGGACTCCAGCCGGGCCAGAATCATGCCGGAGGTTATGGCGTCCTTGTCCCCGTCGCATTTGAACGGATCTTCCACAAAAAGGTCCGTCCGGCGCTCCACGGCGAAGTCCATCATGCGCTCGATGCCGTCTATGGTGGCTTCGGCGTGTATGGTCATTTTTATGGTGACCGGTATTTGACGCTCCAGCGCCGCGTCCAGCCCCGCCAGCGCCGCCGCAAGGCCGTCCGATCCGGCGATGGAGGTGAAAACGTCCTTGTCCAGCGATGGAATCGTTATGAGCAGACGGTCAAGCCCGGCGTCTTTAAGCCTCTCAACGAACGAGGGGAGGAGAGCGCCGTTGGTGGCCATGGTCACTTCATCGAATATCCGGCCGGAAGCAAGCCCGGCGACAAGATCGACGATGTCCGGCCGCAAAAGAGGCTCCCCGCCGCCCGTTATGCGCACGCGTTTGAGCCCCAATGTGCCCATCATGCGCAGGAACCTTAGCAGATAGTTTGTGGGAAAAAGCTCATATGCGGGCGCGGGGGCGCCTGCGGCGCAATGCGGACAGGCGTATTGGCACGTCCCGCTTGCCGCGATTTGTATTAGATCGACCGACCGGTTGAATTTATCAGGTAACATAAAACCCACTCATTTAATTATCCCCCCCGCGGCCACTGTTGTCAATGAAACCGGGCGGGGTGGGGGATGGTGGATCAACGTTTGGGAACCGGAGTCCCCCGTTTTGCCGCCTGCAACAGCGGGTTGGCGCCCTGCTTTACCATGAAATTGCCATAGTACAGGTTCTGGACATGATTGGCGTCCGCGAAGAAAAACCATCGCTCCGCAAAATATCCCAGCATCATCACCGCCGCCACGGCCGGGGCGGCCGTCCCGTTTTCCCCGCGAATTAGCGGCATATAGTCGGCCATCAGCGCGATGAACGGCCCGGCGTAGAGCGCCGTCATAACGAATATGCAGATGGAGCCATGGCGCTCCCTGTGCTTGCTGTAATTATATTCTTTTGTGTTGTAGTGATCGTAACTTGAACCAAAGTCCATAAGCCGCACGGTGGAACTGTTCACCCCCAGAGCCGTCTGGACGGACAGGGGGGAATATATCCGGCGATTGCTGATCAACGACAGAAGCTTTATGATCCCGCCCGCCGCAATCACCCCCAGCGCCGCGCGAAGGAGGGCAAGGGTGATAACGGTGTCCGCAACCGAAAGCTCCATCACCGAAAGCGCAATGGCCGAGCCCGCCGAAAGGCCGGTGAATATGAAATTGAGCGGAGTATATGCGTTGGCCCATTCCCGGATAAAGCGCACCTTCGCGTACACCATCCCGGACGAGATGAAAAGGACGGCCGCCACGACACAACCGGCGATTCCCACCAGCATCCGCGCCTTGACAGGATATCCGGCGTACGCGGCGATTCCATACAGCGCCACAAGCCCCTGGAACGCCGGGAGCGACACAACCTCGCGCGAAAGCCACGACTTGCGCCATTGGAGCATCGCCTTCCATCCCCGCTCCGGGTGGGTCAGATGGAAAAAGGAGGCCAGCGTTCCCGCCACCGTCAGCATTAGCGCCACCGCCGAGCCCGCCACCAGCACATCGCCAGGAAGCCCGCCAGCGGCCGCGGCGCGCATATCGCCCCCCACAAGAAAAATAAACAACCCCTGCCCCGCTCCGGCCAGGACGGTCAGTATCACAAGCGACATTTCAGGATGCATATTCGTTTCTCCTTAAGTCTTATCCGCCCAGGCTTACGTCTTCTATCACTGTTTCTTCAATGTTCACGCTGCGGCGGACAGTCTTGATGGTCTCCTGCCTGCGCACGGTTATCTGTTCCTCGTTCACGGTCACTTTCACTTTCCTGCGCGGCAGGTAGTGGTTGCTCGGATTTGTCCCGGCTTCGGGCATGAGTTTGTATCCCATCCCGTCGCGGATGGCGATGGAAGCTTCCGACGCGGGGTCGTTGATGTCCCCGAATATCCTGGCCCCGGAAGGGCAGGCCAGCGCGCAGGCTGGCTTTCGCTCTTCTTCCGGCAGGGCCGCGTCATATATCCTGTCCACGCACAGGGTGCACTTTTTCATCACCCCCTCCGCCGCGTCGAACTCCCTGCAGCCGTACGGGCAAGCCCATGAACAGTACTTGCACCCGATGCAATCGCCGTAATTGACCAGCACCACGCCGTCCTCCAGCCTTTTGTGGGATGCGTTGGTGGGGCACACTTCCACGCAGGGGGCGTCGGCGCAATGCAGGCACGATTTGGGGAAATGCAAGACCTCCACGTTAGGGAACTCGCCTATCTCGTAAGTCTGCACCCGGTTGAACCACACGCCGTCCGGCTTTTCGCCATAAGGCTTATTGTCGGTCAACGGGCCGAACTGTCCGGAAGTGTTCCACGATTTGCAGTTGACCGCGCAGGCATGGCATCCCACGCACTTGTTCAGGTCTATCACCAGCGCCAGTTGCGTCATGATCATTTTCCTCCCTTCCGGGTGGTGTACCGCAGGATGTCCGGCCGTCTGGCCATGTGCGGCAAAGGTTTCAGCGGCTCGTACTGCGGCCAGCTTCCTTCCTCCTCCGCTTTGTATATCCGCACGCGCAGGTCATACCAGGCCGCCTGGCCGGTGATGGGATCGGAGTTGGATACGCGCCCGCCGTGGCCGTCGGCTATCTCCTCGGTGATGCAGTGGTTGAGCAGGAACCCTTTCGTGACTTCCTCGGCCTTTGGATCAAGGTTCCATGCGCCGGCCATCTTGCCGATCCCGTTCCAGGTCCACACCGTGTCCGGCTGGACGGCGTGGGAAAACTTCGCCTGCACCCGTATCTTGCCGTGGGCGCTTTCCACCCATACCCAGTCCATGTCGTTCACGCCAATCTGCCTTGCCTTGACCGGATTTATATAAAGGTAGTTCTGCCCGATGATCTGGCGCAGCCACGCGTTCTGCGAGTCCCACGAATGGTACATCGGCATGGGCCGCTGTGTTATGGCGTGGATCGTGTACTTATTCGTGTCCACCGTCCCGTCCTCCAACGGCGGATACCACATCGGCAGCGGATCGAAGTACTTCAACAGGCGGTCACGCTGTTTCCTGGTGGCCGGTTGCCGGCCCGGCCGCGTCCCCTTGGCCGCAAGGCGGAACCGCTGCATCACCTCGGAATATATCTTCATGATGATAGGGTCGTTGCGGCGGATGAGCTTGTGGTCCAGCGCCCAGTTCAAATAACCCTGGTTGATGTTCCGGTTGTACTGGATGGACTCCTCCAGCTCGAACTGGAAGAAGCATCCGTTCTTTATGTACATGTCCCACTGCTTTTCGTTGGGCTCGCCAACGAGATGGTCGGACCCGTCCTTGCCGCGCCATCCGGCAAGAAAGCCGATGGGCGTGTCCGCCGCCACGGTCCAGTTGGTGACAAAGTCGTTATATCCCTTGAATTTCGGCTTGCCCGCGTCGTCGCAGAACCCTTGCAGCCCGAGCCTGTTTGCAAGCTTGATAAGCGTTTCCTGGAAAGGCTCGCACCCTTCCGGGGCTTCGAATATGGGCTGGCGGATGGAGTCCACCACGCTTGTAAATTCGCTGATCGGCCTGTCCAGAAGCGATATCACGTCGTACCGTTCCAGATAGGTGGTGTCCGGCAATACCAGGTCGGCGAAGGCCACCATCTCCGAGTAAAACGCGTCGGAGACCACGAGAAACGGAATCTTGTGCGTCCCGTCCGGCTCTTTGGCCTTGAGCATGTTTATCATGGCGGAGGTGTTCATGGAGGAGTTCCACGCCATGTTCGCCATGAAGAAGAACAGTGTGTCTATCTTGTACGGATCGGCGTTATGGGCGTTGGTGATGACGTTCTGTATCATGCCGTGGGCCGTGAGCGGGAATTCCCAACTGAATGCCTTGTCTATCCGCACGGGCGAACCGTCTGCGTTGATCATCAGGTTCTCCGGCTTGGTCGGAAATCCAAGCTCCGGATTGGGCAACGGTGTGTTGGGCTTGATGTGCTCCGGCCCGTCAATTGGCTTGGGGCAGGGGGGTATGGGTCTCGGATAGGGGGGCTTATGGCGGAATCCCCCCGGCCTGTCTATCGTTCCCAAAATCATCATCAGCGTGGAAAGCGCCCGCCCGGTCTGGAATCCGTTGGAATGCGCCGCGACCCCCCGCATTGCGTGGATGGACACCGGATTGCCGGTGACCTTGTGGTGATGGTTCCCCCAAACGTCCGTCCATTCTATCGGTAATGTAATCTTCTCGTCGCGGGCGGTGATCCCCATCTCCAGCGCGATGCGCTCGATCTGCTCCACAGGAACGCTTGTGATGCGCGAAATATTTTCCAGCGGATAGTCCGTCAGCACACGCTCGGTCAAAAGCTGGAACGATGTTTTGACATTTTTCCCGTCGGGCGTTTTATATGAGCCCATCAGCGCTGGCTTGGCGCCTTTGCTCATGAACGGTTGGGGTGAGTCGCTGGCGGTGTCCCAAACATGGTTCTGGCTATGGTCGCTGTCCTCGAACTTGCCGGGAGTCCAGAAAAGCCCCTCGTCTTCCCCTCCCTCGTCCACGACGACAAGTTGCGCCGCGTTGGTCTGGGTGACCAGGAAATCCCTGTCGTACAGGCCGTTTTTTATGAGGACGTGGATCATCCCCATCAAAAGGGCGCCGTCGGTCCCGGGGCGTATGGGAACCCACTCGTCCGCCACCGCGCCGTAGCCGGAACGCACAGGGTTGATGACGACAAGCTTGCCGCCGCGGTCTTTGAGTTTGCCAATGCCGATCTTGAATGGATTGCTGTCGTGATCCTCGGCCACGCCGATGAGCACGGTGTATTTTGTGCGGTCCCAGTCCGGCCCGCCGAACTCCCACCCTGTGCCGCCGATGGAATAGATCATGGACGTGGCCATGTTCACGGAGCAGAACCCGCCGTGCGCGGCGAAGTTGGGGGTGCCAAACTGCTTGGCGAAATATGCGGTGAGCGCCTGCATCTGGTCGCGACCTGTAAAAAAAGCGAGCTTCTTCGGGTCGGTGGCGCGGATGTGCTTGAGCCGTCCGGTGAGCATGTCGTAGGCGCGTTCCCAGGATATTTCCTCGAAATCGGCGGCGCCCCGCTCTGCGTTCGGCTTGCGCAGCAACGGCTTTTTGATGCGCGCGGGGGACATCTGCTTCATTATCCCGGCGGAGCCCTTGGCGCAGATCACCCCCTTGTTTGTCGGGTGCGCCGGATTGCCCTGTATATAGCGCGGCATCCCGTTTTCGATGGTGATCTTTATCCCGCACCTGCACGAGCACATGTAGCAGGTGGTGAATTTTGTTTCGGTCCCCCCGTTGTCCTTCGTCTGCGCCGCCGTTGGCATAATCCGCCTCGATTTATGTTTATGGCAAAACAGGAGCGGATACCCCACCCCGTCTGCTGATGGTACGCGCAGGAGGGTATGGAGGGCTAATCAATAAAATTGATGGGGGTATTAGGGGGCGGACCAGGGTGCAGCCGAAAACAGATATTTCAGTGATAGTAGCGTTTGAATCCTCCCTCTCCCAAATTCATCTATAGTAAAGACAACGGTTCATTTGAATAATCGCTCCCTGCAGCTTCGAGGTGGATCATGACCATCAGCAAACACACCATAGGCTTTTCCATAGCCGTATCTCTCTTTCTGATTCTGTTCGTTTCCCTCACCGTGCCGTCGTGCGGCTCGGGAAGTTCAGGTTCGTCCGCATCGTCCTCTTCCGTGGTCTATCCCATGTTCAGCGACGATAACGGCAATGCGATCAACGATTATTTCGAGCGCGATACCCACGACCCTGGCTCCACGCGGACGATGATGGCGTACGGCGGGCATCAGTTCGTTGATGAAAACGGCGACGGGATTTGCGATTACGCCCAGAACGGCTCCGCCACGTGGCACGGGCCGGGATTTGTGGACGACAACGGGAACTACGTGTGCGACTACTGGGAAAGCGGAACGCCCATGTATGCCCAGAACGGAGGGATGATGTTCGTTGACGCGAATGGCAATGGCGTCAACGATTACATGGAGCAGGGGTGGCACATGGGGTACGGCCATGACTTCGTTGACCTTGACGGCGACGGAATTTGCGACTACGCCCAGAACGGCTTGACGGACGTGTTCCACGGTCCCAATTTCAATGACACCGACGGCAATGGAGTTTGCGACAACTGGCAGAGCGGCGGTATGGGGTATGGCGGTGGCATGGGATATGGCGGAATGGGCCACATGTGAGAATGTCAGGCTTAGCTTGCCGAAGCTTAGGCCTGCTTCCCGTCTTCTTTCGCCGGCGGGAAAAAGATGGACGCCGCCGCCGACACCACAAGGATCAATGCGATGATCCCAAGGGCGGCCAGCACCG
This window encodes:
- a CDS encoding YafY family transcriptional regulator, encoding MRRADRLFMIVQLLRSGRVVTAAKVAERLEVSERTVYRDIRDLTLSGVPIEGEAGVGYTIRNGYDLPPLMFNEEEIAALIIGARMVEAWGGMAHGRGAAMALSKIQSVLPAHLSNSLEQTKVFSLSFPERHDLRKMLDVLHSAINGSQRVALRYSDEKGAGSRRVIRPLGLYFWGKVWTLAAWCELRKDFRTFRVDRILSATVRKEVFKDEKGKTLEDFLKRAWVE
- a CDS encoding VOC family protein is translated as MKEKRKSTAVWFEIPAKDFGRAVEFYEKVFATKLTADKAMPVKMAVFPYSDCNETTGCVKEDPKGAGGKNGVVVYLNTDGFLNDAIKRVQQAGGKVLGPVIELPMDMGSYVLIEDTEGNKVGFHDAI
- a CDS encoding CDGSH iron-sulfur domain-containing protein gives rise to the protein MDMEPGSYWWCACGQSKKQPYCDGSHTGTEIYPKEVHIAEKGKVPWCMCKHTKTPPWCDGAHTKLPE
- a CDS encoding citrate synthase gives rise to the protein MPKDTVTITDNSTGKTVELPIKRGSLGPSVIDIGKLYSELGMFTYDPGFMSTGACESSITFIDGDKGILLYRGYPIEQLADHSDHLEACYLLWYGRLPSQKELEEFKWIISHHSMVHQGLHNFYNGFRPDAHPMAITVGVVGALSAFYHDSLDIWDERSREISAHRLLAKIPTIAAGAFRYSRGEPFAYPQNPLSYAENFLHMMFSFPTEPYKVNSVAAKALDLIFLLHADHEQNASTSTVRLAGSSQANPFACISAGVGTLWGPAHGGANEAVIKMLEQIGDPKNVESAVERAKNKNDSFRLMGFGHRVYKNFDPRAKIIRKACMDVLAAMKVNDPLFEIALKLEEAALKDPYFIEKKLYPNVDFYSGIILRAIGIPTSMFTVIFVIGRTIGWISQWNEMLKEKSLKIGRPRQLYTGPQTRDYVPLARRP
- a CDS encoding radical SAM protein, producing the protein MLPDKFNRSVDLIQIAASGTCQYACPHCAAGAPAPAYELFPTNYLLRFLRMMGTLGLKRVRITGGGEPLLRPDIVDLVAGLASGRIFDEVTMATNGALLPSFVERLKDAGLDRLLITIPSLDKDVFTSIAGSDGLAAALAGLDAALERQIPVTIKMTIHAEATIDGIERMMDFAVERRTDLFVEDPFKCDGDKDAITSGMILARLESKFKLEKIEAKSKPGARYSIKGTDTHLKLLTSDIRRTCGTCDRFWLSPDGVLSVCTGVLTQVSLNAFFEEDPSDEELAQWCVKIAMAKPMHRRSACSIPRTPSDNPAVSFLG
- a CDS encoding dimethyl sulfoxide reductase anchor subunit, with the protein product MHPEMSLVILTVLAGAGQGLFIFLVGGDMRAAAAGGLPGDVLVAGSAVALMLTVAGTLASFFHLTHPERGWKAMLQWRKSWLSREVVSLPAFQGLVALYGIAAYAGYPVKARMLVGIAGCVVAAVLFISSGMVYAKVRFIREWANAYTPLNFIFTGLSAGSAIALSVMELSVADTVITLALLRAALGVIAAGGIIKLLSLISNRRIYSPLSVQTALGVNSSTVRLMDFGSSYDHYNTKEYNYSKHRERHGSICIFVMTALYAGPFIALMADYMPLIRGENGTAAPAVAAVMMLGYFAERWFFFADANHVQNLYYGNFMVKQGANPLLQAAKRGTPVPKR
- a CDS encoding 4Fe-4S dicluster domain-containing protein, with amino-acid sequence MTQLALVIDLNKCVGCHACAVNCKSWNTSGQFGPLTDNKPYGEKPDGVWFNRVQTYEIGEFPNVEVLHFPKSCLHCADAPCVEVCPTNASHKRLEDGVVLVNYGDCIGCKYCSWACPYGCREFDAAEGVMKKCTLCVDRIYDAALPEEERKPACALACPSGARIFGDINDPASEASIAIRDGMGYKLMPEAGTNPSNHYLPRRKVKVTVNEEQITVRRQETIKTVRRSVNIEETVIEDVSLGG
- a CDS encoding molybdopterin oxidoreductase family protein, with translation MPTAAQTKDNGGTETKFTTCYMCSCRCGIKITIENGMPRYIQGNPAHPTNKGVICAKGSAGIMKQMSPARIKKPLLRKPNAERGAADFEEISWERAYDMLTGRLKHIRATDPKKLAFFTGRDQMQALTAYFAKQFGTPNFAAHGGFCSVNMATSMIYSIGGTGWEFGGPDWDRTKYTVLIGVAEDHDSNPFKIGIGKLKDRGGKLVVINPVRSGYGAVADEWVPIRPGTDGALLMGMIHVLIKNGLYDRDFLVTQTNAAQLVVVDEGGEDEGLFWTPGKFEDSDHSQNHVWDTASDSPQPFMSKGAKPALMGSYKTPDGKNVKTSFQLLTERVLTDYPLENISRITSVPVEQIERIALEMGITARDEKITLPIEWTDVWGNHHHKVTGNPVSIHAMRGVAAHSNGFQTGRALSTLMMILGTIDRPGGFRHKPPYPRPIPPCPKPIDGPEHIKPNTPLPNPELGFPTKPENLMINADGSPVRIDKAFSWEFPLTAHGMIQNVITNAHNADPYKIDTLFFFMANMAWNSSMNTSAMINMLKAKEPDGTHKIPFLVVSDAFYSEMVAFADLVLPDTTYLERYDVISLLDRPISEFTSVVDSIRQPIFEAPEGCEPFQETLIKLANRLGLQGFCDDAGKPKFKGYNDFVTNWTVAADTPIGFLAGWRGKDGSDHLVGEPNEKQWDMYIKNGCFFQFELEESIQYNRNINQGYLNWALDHKLIRRNDPIIMKIYSEVMQRFRLAAKGTRPGRQPATRKQRDRLLKYFDPLPMWYPPLEDGTVDTNKYTIHAITQRPMPMYHSWDSQNAWLRQIIGQNYLYINPVKARQIGVNDMDWVWVESAHGKIRVQAKFSHAVQPDTVWTWNGIGKMAGAWNLDPKAEEVTKGFLLNHCITEEIADGHGGRVSNSDPITGQAAWYDLRVRIYKAEEEGSWPQYEPLKPLPHMARRPDILRYTTRKGGK